TGCGGCGGTAGTAAGCCGGGCCGTGGCTGCCCATCTGGTGCAACACGATCACGCCGTCATCTTTCAGACTATTGATGTAGTCGTTCAACTTGTACAGCAGCACGTTATCCATGCAGACTTCGCCGTCGCAGTCCTGCGGCAGTTTCAGCTTGGTCATGTCGATGTGCGGCACCCGGTCGCAGGCGCCCTTGCAGCCACCGTCGTTATCGCGCCACAGCACGTTGACGCCGGCATGCGCCAACACGTCCAGCACACCTTCCTGGTGCGCCGCCTGAGTCGCGTCGTACTCTCTGCGCGGCATGTTGGAGAACATGCAGGGCACGGAGATCGCCGTCTCGGTGCCGCAAGAGCTGGCGTTCTTGAAGTAGACCACGTCGTCCTGCTTCAGGCGCGGGTTGGTTTCGCGCTCGTAGCCTCCAAGGGAGAAGTTTTCGGCGCGGGCGGTTTCGCCCACCACCAGGATCACCAGCGTTTTCTTGGCCTGCCCGGCGATCAGCGGCCCTTTGCGCGCGTCTTCACCGATTTTTACCAGCGGCAGATTGCGGGTGAAATAACGTTGTTCGGTAAATTTGATCGTGCCGGCGACGAAGTTGGAAGGCGTCAACATCTTCACCACGCTTTTATTGTTGCGAATCAGCGAAGCGTAGTCTTTGTAGAACAGCGCGGCGACGATCAGGATCACCACCAACGACAGCATGACGTTGGCGGCGCGCAGCCCGACCATGTACCACCAGGGGCGGGTCTGGCGAATATGGGTGAAGCAGACCGCCACCGCCGGCAGAATGCCGAGCAGCGCCAGCCACAATCCCATGCGCGGTGTCAGCAGCGCCGTCGCTTCCTGGGGATTGGTTTCGAAGGCGTTCTGCATCATGTTGCCGTCGATCACCACGCCATAGCTGTACATGAAATAGTTGGCTGCGGCGCTGCCGAGCAAGAAAAAGACGATCAGCGGCTTACGCAGGTAGGGCACGGTCAACACGCTGAAGATGATATTCAACGCACAGAAAATCACCAC
The sequence above is drawn from the Serratia sp. FDAARGOS_506 genome and encodes:
- the eptA gene encoding phosphoethanolamine transferase EptA; this encodes MWLRQRLQCNSLGFILATALFFTLFQNALFLHRAWSYITFDSVHSVIFAASMPVVIFCALNIIFSVLTVPYLRKPLIVFFLLGSAAANYFMYSYGVVIDGNMMQNAFETNPQEATALLTPRMGLWLALLGILPAVAVCFTHIRQTRPWWYMVGLRAANVMLSLVVILIVAALFYKDYASLIRNNKSVVKMLTPSNFVAGTIKFTEQRYFTRNLPLVKIGEDARKGPLIAGQAKKTLVILVVGETARAENFSLGGYERETNPRLKQDDVVYFKNASSCGTETAISVPCMFSNMPRREYDATQAAHQEGVLDVLAHAGVNVLWRDNDGGCKGACDRVPHIDMTKLKLPQDCDGEVCMDNVLLYKLNDYINSLKDDGVIVLHQMGSHGPAYYRRSTPEFQTFSPTCNSNQIQDCSHEQLVNTYDNSILYTDAMLDATIKLLHQYDDRFNTALVYLSDHGESLGENGMYLHGTPYVFAPSQQTHVPFLMWMSADYQRNFGIDRQCLNTLAEKDDVSQDNLFHTLLGMLNVQSREYQSQLDILQRCRNAA